The Sorangiineae bacterium MSr11367 genome window below encodes:
- a CDS encoding Uma2 family endonuclease, giving the protein MGATAPRRYKFEDYLLVEEMSPNVKHEFFDGTIYAMAGGSPDHAAMAMSVGALLIAQLGDKPCGVYSSDLRIRVPATGLGTYPDVSVICGKIELDPEDPKKHTATNPTLLVEILSPTTEEYDRTDKLAQYEQIESLQEVVFVAHDTRCIEVVRRMDDSWKHFEYTEGEAELSSIQCKLPLARVYRDPLATA; this is encoded by the coding sequence ATGGGTGCCACCGCTCCGCGAAGGTACAAGTTCGAGGACTATCTCCTCGTGGAGGAGATGAGCCCGAACGTCAAACACGAGTTCTTCGACGGAACGATCTACGCGATGGCGGGTGGGTCGCCGGATCATGCGGCGATGGCCATGAGCGTCGGAGCGCTCCTCATCGCGCAGCTGGGGGATAAGCCGTGCGGGGTCTACAGCTCGGATTTGCGTATTCGTGTCCCGGCAACGGGGCTGGGTACCTATCCAGACGTCAGCGTCATCTGCGGCAAGATCGAGCTCGACCCCGAAGACCCAAAGAAGCACACGGCAACCAATCCGACACTCCTGGTCGAGATCCTCAGCCCTACGACCGAAGAGTACGATCGGACCGACAAGCTCGCCCAATACGAGCAAATCGAGTCGCTGCAAGAAGTCGTCTTCGTCGCGCACGACACGCGTTGCATCGAGGTCGTGCGGCGCATGGACGACTCCTGGAAGCACTTCGAATACACCGAAGGCGAAGCGGAGCTCTCGTCCATCCAATGCAAGCTGCCGCTTGCGAGAGTCTACCGAGATCCTCTGGCTACGGCCTGA